AGCTCATCGCGCGTCTCGCCGATAAAGAAGTCACCGAGGTCGTACTTGCTACGAACCCCAATGTCGAGGGGGAAATGACGGCGGTTTATATCGCCCGTCTCATAAAATCGCTCGGAGGTATCAGAGTCACCCGTATCGCGAGCGGACTTCCCGTGGGGGGTGATCTCGAGTACGCCGACGAAGTTACGCTCGGCCGTGCCTTCGAGGCACGCCGCGAAATGTAGCGTCATATGCTTTTCAGGCCGTCGGCTCGAAAATCTCCGTCGGCCCGAAAGCTCCGTTGTTTTTTTCGATACTCATCCATTTATCGACACGCGCGGTGCCTTTTGTCCTATAAAGGCGCGCTATTCGCCCACGAGGCGGCTTTCTTATCGTATAGTGGTTCCGTTCCAGAACTCTTTTTATGAAAGGCGAAGCGATGAATAAGCTTACCGAAATACGCTGGCATGCACGCGCCGGCCAAGGTGCGGTTACCGCGGCAAAGCTTGTGGCCGAAACTGCGCTCTTCGAAGACCGCTATATGCAGGCGATGCCCGAGTACGGTCCCGAGCGCATGGGCGCACCGCTGAAAGCGTTCACCCGCATTTCAGACGAGCCCATCGAAGTCTCGAACAATATCGAGCACCCCGACATCGTCGTTCTTCTCGATGAAACCTTGCTCGATGTCGTTGACATCACCGAGGGGATACACGATGACGGCGCCGTTATCATCAACACCACCCGGACACCGGCGCAGATGCGCGCGCGCCTCGGCGTTCCCGACTCGGTCGTCGTGGCCACCGTCGACGCCTCCGGCATAGCGCTGGCGACCATCAAGCGCGATATCCCCAATACACCGATTGTGGGAGCACTCGCCAAGG
The sequence above is a segment of the Coriobacteriia bacterium genome. Coding sequences within it:
- a CDS encoding 2-oxoacid:acceptor oxidoreductase family protein, which encodes MNKLTEIRWHARAGQGAVTAAKLVAETALFEDRYMQAMPEYGPERMGAPLKAFTRISDEPIEVSNNIEHPDIVVLLDETLLDVVDITEGIHDDGAVIINTTRTPAQMRARLGVPDSVVVATVDASGIALATIKRDIPNTPIVGALAKVRPVVALESIKGQLQRTFGKKFAQEMIDANLQSVQRAYEEVQVG